The following are encoded together in the Misgurnus anguillicaudatus chromosome 14, ASM2758022v2, whole genome shotgun sequence genome:
- the tmem44 gene encoding transmembrane protein 44 isoform X2, translating into MDKFTVVEIIYRWSPEFGKGCFSAYEEHVCISAAFYLLSAFIWLLSCPLLLCHRCRMRCRHWGDEAACALYCFVGNLCSAVGALLSNQFAFVISMASYVAVLDVVHILSITCAVYLWYQSKIGKTMRIISKRRRQNFFAVSLLFVMGGSVYLTSASHLSPGVSPSRRRLLSLFLDDYIENLGYILGLLSFAISWTAKFPFFLKANRGEQSSALQVSSRLLCSVAGGLYAASILLYDMQPRTVVKAMPWILTAICCAIMDLAVSLYTGRGSNHKRPSVRSLDSDTESLLGGTSATSQLCNNNVERYRKKHCDSLARCISPKGTDMGLYMDVNIQPMRKVCLKEVTISRDGSSDNLPLKSTVRVVRVDEPCSSGTSDSSSLNSELEWDFEETKTPWIPVEEAPAELQKTEAFPLQEWQVSPGSKSTNRPGSNVCLCNRVQLAEKLVSRKSNNN; encoded by the exons ATGGACAAGTTTACAGTTGTAGAAATCATCTACCGATGGAGCCCAGAGTTTGGCAAAGGATGTTTTTCGGCATATGAAGAGCATGTTTGCATCTCAGCTGCTTTTTACCTCCTGTCTGCTTTCATATGGCTGCTTTCATGTCCACT ACTTCTTTGTCACAGATGCAGAATGAGATGCAGACATTGGGGAGATGAGGCAGCCTGCGCTTTGTATTGTTTTGTTGGTAACTTATGCAGCGCAGTGGGCGCTTTGCTTTCCAATCAGTTTGCATTTGTG ATTTCCATGGCTTCATATGTGGCAGTACTGGATGTCGTCCATATCTTGTCAATAACCTGCGCCGTTTACTTATGGTATCAGTCAAAAATAG GAAAGACCATGAGAATAATTTCCAAGAGAAGAAGGCAGAATTTTTTTGCTGTGTCTTTACTGTTTGTCATGGGGGGCAGCGTTTACCTGACTTCAGCTTCCCATTTGAGTCCTGGTGTCTCTCCATCCAGGAGAAGGCTACTCAGTCTCTTTCTTGAT gaCTATATTGAGAACCTCGGCTACATCCTGGGACTTCTGTCTTTTGCGATCAGTTGGACTGCTAAGTTTCCTTTCTTTTTAAAAGCG AACAGAGGAGAACAAAGTTCAGCTCTCCAGGTGTCTTCTAGACTTCTGTGTTCTGTCGCTGGAGGTTTATATGCTGCATCCATTCTGCTTTATGACATGCAGCCGAGAACTGTTGTCAAAGCCATGCCGTGGATACTCACAGCTATCTGCTGTGCAATAATGGATTTAGCTGTATCCTTGTACACAGGCCGTGG ATCCAACCATAAACGTCCTTCTGTTCGGTCTTTAGACTCAGATACAGAGTCTTTACTTGGAGGTACTTCTGCCACAAGTCAGCTTTGCAACAACAATGTTGAACGCTACAGAAAGAAGCACTGTGATTCTTTAGCGAGATGCATCTCTCCAAAGGGGACTGATATGGGACTCTACATGGATGTCAACATACAGCCAATGAGAAag GTCTGTTTAAAGGAGGTGACAATCTCTCGAGATGGATCATCAGACAATCTCCCTCTTAAAAGTACAGTAAGAGTGGTACGGGTTGATGAGCCATGTTCTTCTGGCACTTCTGATTCGTCGTCCCTCAACTCTGAACTAGAG TGGGACTTTGAAGAAACAAAAACTCCATGGATCCCAGTAGAAGAAGCCCCTGCAGAGCTACAGAAAACTGAGGCGTTCCCGCTCCAAGAGTGGCAAGTGAGTCCAGGTTCAAAGTCAACCAACAGACCTGGCTCTAACGTCTGCCTCTGTAACCGCGTGCAGTTAGCTGAGAAGTTGGTGTCCAGAAAATCAAACAACAACTAA
- the tmem44 gene encoding transmembrane protein 44 isoform X1, translating to MDKFTVVEIIYRWSPEFGKGCFSAYEEHVCISAAFYLLSAFIWLLSCPLLLCHRCRMRCRHWGDEAACALYCFVGNLCSAVGALLSNQFAFVISMASYVAVLDVVHILSITCAVYLWYQSKIGKTMRIISKRRRQNFFAVSLLFVMGGSVYLTSASHLSPGVSPSRRRLLSLFLDDYIENLGYILGLLSFAISWTAKFPFFLKANRGEQSSALQVSSRLLCSVAGGLYAASILLYDMQPRTVVKAMPWILTAICCAIMDLAIVALVCYRSNHKRPSVRSLDSDTESLLGGTSATSQLCNNNVERYRKKHCDSLARCISPKGTDMGLYMDVNIQPMRKVCLKEVTISRDGSSDNLPLKSTVRVVRVDEPCSSGTSDSSSLNSELEWDFEETKTPWIPVEEAPAELQKTEAFPLQEWQVSPGSKSTNRPGSNVCLCNRVQLAEKLVSRKSNNN from the exons ATGGACAAGTTTACAGTTGTAGAAATCATCTACCGATGGAGCCCAGAGTTTGGCAAAGGATGTTTTTCGGCATATGAAGAGCATGTTTGCATCTCAGCTGCTTTTTACCTCCTGTCTGCTTTCATATGGCTGCTTTCATGTCCACT ACTTCTTTGTCACAGATGCAGAATGAGATGCAGACATTGGGGAGATGAGGCAGCCTGCGCTTTGTATTGTTTTGTTGGTAACTTATGCAGCGCAGTGGGCGCTTTGCTTTCCAATCAGTTTGCATTTGTG ATTTCCATGGCTTCATATGTGGCAGTACTGGATGTCGTCCATATCTTGTCAATAACCTGCGCCGTTTACTTATGGTATCAGTCAAAAATAG GAAAGACCATGAGAATAATTTCCAAGAGAAGAAGGCAGAATTTTTTTGCTGTGTCTTTACTGTTTGTCATGGGGGGCAGCGTTTACCTGACTTCAGCTTCCCATTTGAGTCCTGGTGTCTCTCCATCCAGGAGAAGGCTACTCAGTCTCTTTCTTGAT gaCTATATTGAGAACCTCGGCTACATCCTGGGACTTCTGTCTTTTGCGATCAGTTGGACTGCTAAGTTTCCTTTCTTTTTAAAAGCG AACAGAGGAGAACAAAGTTCAGCTCTCCAGGTGTCTTCTAGACTTCTGTGTTCTGTCGCTGGAGGTTTATATGCTGCATCCATTCTGCTTTATGACATGCAGCCGAGAACTGTTGTCAAAGCCATGCCGTGGATACTCACAGCTATCTGCTGTGCAATAATGGATTTAGCT ATTGTGGCCCTCGTCTGTTACAGATCCAACCATAAACGTCCTTCTGTTCGGTCTTTAGACTCAGATACAGAGTCTTTACTTGGAGGTACTTCTGCCACAAGTCAGCTTTGCAACAACAATGTTGAACGCTACAGAAAGAAGCACTGTGATTCTTTAGCGAGATGCATCTCTCCAAAGGGGACTGATATGGGACTCTACATGGATGTCAACATACAGCCAATGAGAAag GTCTGTTTAAAGGAGGTGACAATCTCTCGAGATGGATCATCAGACAATCTCCCTCTTAAAAGTACAGTAAGAGTGGTACGGGTTGATGAGCCATGTTCTTCTGGCACTTCTGATTCGTCGTCCCTCAACTCTGAACTAGAG TGGGACTTTGAAGAAACAAAAACTCCATGGATCCCAGTAGAAGAAGCCCCTGCAGAGCTACAGAAAACTGAGGCGTTCCCGCTCCAAGAGTGGCAAGTGAGTCCAGGTTCAAAGTCAACCAACAGACCTGGCTCTAACGTCTGCCTCTGTAACCGCGTGCAGTTAGCTGAGAAGTTGGTGTCCAGAAAATCAAACAACAACTAA
- the lsg1 gene encoding large subunit GTPase 1 homolog, translating into MGKKKTRGEGSGLGRALIKERLNAGRGYRRNDTWLHTSELNDGYDWGRLNLQSVTEQSSLDDFLATAELAGTEFIAEKMNIKFVPAEARAGLLSSEESRRLKKLHEDNKELLRIPRRPHWDENTSPEVLQQTERDSFLVWRRELARLEEEQKLILTPFERNLDFWRQLWRVLERSDVVVQIVDARNPLLFRCPDLEKYVKEVSAHKVNMLLLNKADLLTREQRRHWARYFQKEGIRAVFWSALAEAQRLEAEEKGEEQLDQEDQSDAEQEGASEDPSNRHEENRGESEDEEDEGGRVHGSVDETDWQTCSEESGDEEEHTNTTAASSFYNSSRLLRKNELLEIFKSAHSGSTSKDGQITVGLVGYPNVGKSSTINTILRNKKVSVSATPGHTKHFQTLFVEPGLCLCDCPGLVMPSFVSTKAEMICSGILPIDQIRDHVPAVSFVCQTIPRAVLEGTYGINIIRPREDEDPDRPPTYEELLMAYGYMRGFMTAHGQPDQSRSARYILKDYVSGKLLYCHPPPNINPKDFQPQHAKFTRETGGTEETSSGVDKPSKVKRIENTVDKNFFHQENVRALTKGVQTVMGYKPGSGPVGPGNAGSEQQVGKPWKKHGNRNKKEKVRRLNKHLDA; encoded by the exons ATGGGTAAGAAGAAGACCCGTGGAGAGGGCTCGGGGTTGGGGAGAGCTCTGATAAAGGAGAGACTAAACGCAGGACGTGGATACAGAAGAAATGACACATGG cTCCACACCAGTGAACTGAATGATGGTTATGACTGGGGCCGCCTGAACCTGCAGTCTGTGACGGAGCAAAGCTCTCTGGATGACTTTCTGGCCACTGCAGAACTTGCTGGAACAGAATTTATCGCAG agAAGATGAACATTAAATTTGTCCCAGCTGAAGCAAGGGCTGGTCTGCTATCCAGTGAGGAGTCCAGACGGCTGAAGAAATTACATGAAGATAACAAAGAGTTGTTACGAATCCCCCGAAG ACCTCATTGGGATGAGAACACAAGTCCAGAGGTTCTTCAGCAAACTGAAAGAGACAGTTTTCTTGTATGGAGAAGAGAATTGGCTAG GTTAGAAGAAGAACAGAAGTTGATTCTTACCCCATTTGAAAGGAATTTGGATTTTTGGAGGCAACTATGGAGAGTTCTTGAGAGAAG CGATGTTGTGGTTCAAATAGTTGATGCCAGAAACCCACTTCTCTTCCGCTGCCCAGACCTC GAAAAATACGTAAAAGAAGTCTCTGCTCACAAAGTAAACATGCTTTTGCTGAATAAAGCCGACTTGCTCACTAGAGAACAGCGGCGACATTGGGCCCGATATTTCCAGAAAGAGGGCATCAGAGCAGTTTTCTGGTCCGCTCTGGCTGAAGCTCAACGACTCGAGGCAGAAGAAAAG GGAGAAGAGCAGCTGGACCAAGAAGATCAGAGTGATGCAGAACAGGAGGGAGCCTCTGAAGATCCCTCAAATCGTCATGAGGAAAACAGAGGAGAGAGTGAAGATGAGGAAGATGAGGGAGGAAGAGTCCATGGTTCTGTTGATGAGACGGACTGGCAGACATGCTCTGAGGAATCTGGAGATGAAGAGGAGCACACAAACACCACAGCAGCTTCATCTTTCTACAACTCAAGTCGATTGTTACGGAAAAATGAGCTTTTGGAAATTTTTAAATCTGCACACTCCGGGTCCACAAGCAAAGACGGACAAATCACAGTAGGACTG gtgGGGTATCCTAATGTTGGTAAAAGCTCCACCATCAACACCATCCTAAGGAACAAGAAAGTCTCCGTTTCAGCTACACCTGGACACACAAAACACTTTCAA ACTCTTTTTGTTGAACCCGGTCTCTGCCTGTGTGATTGTCCCGGACTCGTCATGCCTTCCTTTGTGTCCACCAAAGCTGAGATGATCTGCAGCGGTATTCTGCCCATAGATCAGATAAGGGATCACGTTCCAGCCGTCTCTTTCGTAT GTCAGACTATCCCTCGAGCTGTACTGGAGGGGACTTATGGTATCAACATCATCCGACCAAGGGAAGACGAGGACCCTGATCGACCGCCTACCTATGAGGAGCTGCTGATGGCATATGGAT ATATGAGAGGCTTCATGACAGCCCATGGCCAGCCGGACCAATCAAGATCAGCCCGTTATATTTTGAAAGACTATGTCAGT GGCAAACTGCTGTACTGTCACCCTCCACCTAACATCAACCCAAAAGACTTTCAGCCTCAGCACGCCAAGTTTACCAGGGAGACGGGAGGAACCGAAGAGACCTCCAGTGGTGTCGACAAACCATCCAAAGTTAAACGCATTGAAAACACAGTGGATAAAAATTTCTTTCATCAA GAAAATGTCCGAGCGCTGACGAAGGGAGTGCAGACGGTGATGGGATATAAACCTGGAAGTGGCCCAGTTGGGCCTGGAAATGCAGGTTCAGAACAGCAGGTTGGGAAGCCCTGGAAAAAACATGGTAACCGGAACAAGAAGGAGAAAGTTAGAAGACTCAACAAACATCTGGATGCGTGA
- the fam43a gene encoding protein FAM43A → MLPWKKNKFELIEEDKQQSKQKGYAVSLNYSALTSFAKSCPESALNRVGSMFKSKRKKVKITSEDPTYTVMYLGNATTIQSKGDGCTDVAVSKIWAKSEMGKNGTKMKLTVSSQGIRMVHVDEKTKRPGHLYLLHRITYCVADPRLPKIFAWVYRHEMKHKAVMLRCHAVLVSKPEKAKAMALLLYQTSATALAEFKRLKRRDDARHQQQQLIGEQTIPLVPLRKLLNGQCYYKPPVERSRSAPKLGSITEDLMGEEEEEKAMHFECEDILDSDSDCVSNGKQELCQIINDLGSMSIGNDVQTLRADMRVTRLLSGESTGSDSSIESNPESVSVPDGSVDGKMQEVG, encoded by the coding sequence ATGTTGCCTTGGAAGAAGAACAAGTTCGAGCTGATCGAGGAAGACAAGCAGCAGTCCAAGCAGAAGGGCTATGCGGTGAGCCTCAACTACTCCGCGCTCACCTCCTTCGCCAAATCGTGCCCGGAGAGCGCGCTTAATCGAGTCGGGAGCATGTTCAAATCCAAGAGGAAAAAGGTCAAGATCACCAGCGAGGACCCTACGTACACGGTGATGTACTTGGGCAACGCCACGACCATCCAGTCCAAGGGAGACGGATGCACGGACGTGGCCGTCAGCAAGATCTGGGCCAAGAGCGAGATGGGCAAGAACGGTACCAAGATGAAGCTGACCGTCAGCTCGCAAGGCATCCGTATGGTGCACGTGGACGAGAAAACCAAGAGACCTGGacatttgtatttattgcaCAGGATCACATACTGCGTCGCGGATCCGCGCCTTCCCAAAATCTTCGCCTGGGTGTACCGGCATGAGATGAAGCACAAGGCGGTGATGCTGCGCTGCCACGCCGTGCTAGTGTCCAAGCCGGAGAAAGCGAAGGCGATGGCGCTTCTCCTCTACCAGACCTCGGCGACAGCTCTGGCCGAGTTTAAAAGACTCAAAAGAAGGGACGACGCCAGACACCAGCAGCAGCAGTTGATAGGGGAGCAAACCATCCCTCTGGTCCCACTGAGGAAGCTGCTTAACGGACAATGTTACTATAAACCTCCGGTGGAGCGCAGCCGGAGCGCACCCAAACTGGGCTCCATCACGGAGGACTTGATGGGtgaggaggaagaggaaaaaGCCATGCACTTCGAGTGCGAGGATATTTTAGACTCAGACAGTGACTGTGTGTCCAACGGCAAGCAGGAACTGTGCCAGATTATCAATGATTTAGGATCCATGAGTATAGGGAACGATGTGCAGACGCTACGGGCAGACATGCGTGTTACGCGCCTGCTGTCTGGAGAGAGCACGGGCAGCGATTCCTCCATAGAGAGTAACCCGGAATCTGTGTCTGTTCCCGATGGCAGTGTGGATGGAAAGATGCAGGAAGTCGGCTGA